The following coding sequences are from one Arthrobacter crystallopoietes window:
- a CDS encoding MarP family serine protease — translation MLFGLTILDIVLILILLAYLVGGLRKGFLVTLGGIVGFVLGAIAAFLSVPFVSMWVPDPGWRLTAIIAVAVLLVILGHAMGSGIGRAIRRRLDFPPVRPVDRLLGGAANVAVAALVMSMLAFSISALGVPFVSQQIAGSKVIQTIDSLTPAPVKSWLAQARSIAVQDGIPQVIDGVAPSDPVPVPDAGADTAALNEAAESVVKIAGTAFQCGQNQTGSGFVIAPDRVMTNAHVVASVNEPVVEIPDGRVLPGRVVHFDPVHDIAVLAVEGLDVRPLPVGEELADGTLAAFQGYPAGGPFQSQPATVQGLSTVLVQNIYGADPEELEVYTLAADVEQGNSGGPLLDQDGRIAGLVFAKATDDVPVGYALSLDEIRPVIDNAMVYQETVSAGQCIRK, via the coding sequence TTGCTTTTTGGCCTGACGATCCTGGACATTGTCCTGATCCTGATCCTGCTCGCCTATCTGGTTGGGGGGCTGCGCAAGGGCTTCCTGGTGACGCTGGGCGGCATCGTCGGGTTTGTCCTTGGTGCCATCGCCGCATTCCTGTCGGTTCCTTTTGTGAGCATGTGGGTACCGGACCCTGGTTGGCGCCTGACCGCGATCATCGCCGTCGCGGTCCTGCTGGTGATCCTGGGCCACGCCATGGGCTCGGGTATCGGCCGTGCAATCCGGCGAAGGCTCGACTTTCCCCCGGTGAGACCGGTGGACCGGCTGCTGGGCGGAGCCGCCAACGTGGCCGTCGCAGCACTGGTGATGTCGATGCTGGCCTTCAGCATCAGCGCCCTGGGTGTGCCGTTTGTCTCGCAGCAGATCGCCGGTTCGAAGGTCATCCAGACCATCGATTCCCTGACGCCGGCCCCGGTGAAATCCTGGCTGGCGCAGGCTCGGTCCATCGCCGTCCAGGACGGCATTCCCCAGGTGATCGACGGCGTGGCGCCCTCCGACCCGGTGCCGGTTCCGGACGCGGGCGCGGATACGGCCGCACTGAACGAGGCCGCCGAATCCGTGGTGAAGATCGCCGGCACCGCATTCCAGTGCGGCCAGAACCAGACCGGCTCGGGCTTCGTGATCGCGCCGGACCGTGTGATGACCAACGCCCATGTGGTGGCGTCCGTGAACGAGCCCGTGGTGGAGATCCCGGACGGCCGGGTCCTGCCGGGCCGCGTGGTGCATTTCGATCCGGTCCACGATATCGCCGTGCTGGCCGTGGAAGGCCTGGACGTGCGCCCGCTGCCGGTAGGGGAGGAGTTGGCCGACGGCACGCTGGCCGCCTTCCAGGGCTACCCGGCCGGCGGTCCCTTCCAGAGCCAGCCCGCCACAGTGCAGGGCCTGTCCACCGTACTGGTGCAGAACATCTATGGCGCTGACCCGGAGGAACTGGAGGTCTACACGCTGGCCGCCGACGTGGAGCAGGGGAACTCCGGCGGCCCGCTGCTGGACCAGGACGGGCGCATCGCCGGTCTCGTTTTCGCCAAAGCCACCGACGACGTGCCGGTAGGCTACGCGCTGTCCCTGGACGAAATCCGGCCGGTCATCGATAACGCCATGGTCTACCAGGAGACGGTGTCCGCCGGGCAATGCATCCGGAAGTAG
- a CDS encoding Crp/Fnr family transcriptional regulator produces MDIEILRRAPLFASLDDDVFAALTDELTEVDLSRGASVFREGDQGDQLYFIVSGKIKLGRTAADGRENLVAILGPGELFGEMALFDPSPRSTSATAVSETRLAGLKNENLRGLLETRPEVSAQLLQALARRLRRTNDSLADLVFSDVPGRVAKALLDLADRFGRPATDGVLVAHELTQEELAQLVGASRETVNKALAEFVQRGWLRLEARAVVILDIQRLRQRSR; encoded by the coding sequence ATGGACATTGAGATATTACGCCGCGCACCGCTTTTCGCTTCCCTCGACGATGATGTGTTTGCCGCACTGACCGACGAGCTGACCGAAGTGGACCTTTCCCGCGGCGCCTCAGTGTTCCGTGAAGGCGATCAGGGCGACCAGCTGTATTTCATCGTCTCCGGCAAGATCAAGCTCGGCCGCACCGCTGCCGACGGCCGCGAAAACCTGGTGGCCATCCTCGGCCCGGGCGAGCTGTTCGGCGAAATGGCACTGTTCGATCCGAGCCCGCGCAGCACCTCGGCCACCGCGGTCTCCGAGACCCGCCTGGCTGGCCTGAAGAACGAAAACCTCCGTGGCCTGCTCGAAACCCGCCCCGAGGTCTCCGCCCAGCTGCTGCAGGCATTGGCCCGCCGCCTGCGCCGCACAAATGACTCGCTGGCCGACCTGGTCTTCTCGGACGTTCCCGGCCGCGTGGCCAAGGCCCTGTTGGACCTTGCCGACCGCTTCGGCCGTCCGGCCACGGACGGTGTCCTGGTGGCCCACGAGCTGACCCAGGAAGAGCTGGCCCAGCTGGTCGGCGCTTCGCGTGAAACCGTCAACAAGGCCCTCGCCGAGTTCGTCCAGCGCGGCTGGCTGCGCCTGGAAGCCCGCGCAGTGGTCATTCTCGACATCCAGCGGCTGCGCCAGCGCTCCCGCTAA